The DNA segment TGAAGATACTAGGCGCGTCGTCTCGGCTGCTCGGCCTAGTGTTCCCGGTGGGTCGGCGCTGGTATACGGCGCTGACCAGAAGGTGTGGGCGGCGCGGTCGCGCAGGCGACACCTGTCGTCGCTATTGTGGGTGGCTGTCGGAAGGATTCATGAAAGCGCTCCGCGTCTTCGCCTTCTCGCTGGCAATAACCGTCGTGGCCCTGGTGGCCGGTTATCTGCACGGCGGGCCGACCGCGCTGTTTTTGCTGGTGGTGCTGGCCGTTCTGGAGGTGTCGCTGTCGTTCGACAACGCGATCATCAACGCCGCGGTGCTCAAGCGAATGAGCCCGTTCTGGCAGCAGATGTTCCTGACGATCGGGATCTTCATCGCGGTCTTCGGCATGCGGCTGGTCTTTCCGCTGCTCATCGTCTGGGCCACCGCGGGCCTGCACCCGCTAGAGGCGATGGAACTGGCGCGTCATCCGCCGCCGCACGGCGCGCTGGAATTCCCCGACGGCTCGCCCAGCTATGAAAAGCTGATCACCGCGGCGCACCCGCAGATCGCCGCGTTCGGCGGGGTCTTTTTGCTGATGCTGTTCCTCGAGTTCGTCTTCTACGACCGAGACATCAAGTGGCTCAAGTGGATCGAGGTCCCCTTCGCCCGCATCGGACGGCTCGGTCAGCTGCCGGTGGTGGTGGCCGGCGTTGCGTTGGCGCTGGCCGGTACCCAGCTGACGCACTCCAGCCACGGGCGCGCCACGGTGCTGACGGCTGGCCTGCTGGGCCTGGTGACGTTTCTGATCGTCGAGGGGCTGAGCCGGGCGTTTCGGCCATCCAGCGTCGACGCGGTGACCGCACGACCGGTGGCGGTGGGCAAGGCCGGCTTCACGCTGTTCGTGTACCTGGAGGTGCTCGACGCCGCGTTCTCCTTCGACGGGGTGACCGGAGCCTTTGCGATCACGTCGGATCCGATCGTCATTGCGCTGGGCCTGGGGCTGGTGGGCGCGGTGTTCGTCCGGTCGATCACCATCTACCTGGTCCAGCAGGAAACACTGGACCGCTATGTGTACCTGGAACACGGCGCGCACTGGGCGATCGGCGCGTTGGCCGTGATCATGTTGTTCTCCATCGACCACCGATTCCAGATCCCTGAGTGGGTCACCGCGTTGGTCGGTGTGCTGTTCATCGGGGCGGCGCTCGGTTGGAGCGTGGCCCGCAACCGCCGGACCGCCAGGTCCGCGGCCGAGCCGGCACCGCCGGAGGCGGTGGTTGCCGCGAGCGACCGTTCCGTGGGTTGACGGCTCTCGGGGTCAGTGCCCGCTGGTCTTGAACCGCTCCAACGAGCGCTGCACCTCCGCCTCGGCCTCGTCGCGGCCAACCCAGTTGGCCGCCTGGACGAACTTGCCCGGTTCCAGGTCCTTGTAGTGCACGAAGAAGTGTTTGATCGCGTCCAGCTCGAAGGCCGGAACGTCCCCGATGTCTTGGATGTGGTCCCAGCGGTGGTCGCCGGCCGGGACGCACAGCACCTTGTCGTCGCCGCCCTTCTCGTCGACCATCCGGAACATGCCCACCGGTCGCGCCGTCACCAGCACCCCCGGCAACAGCGGCTGGGGCAGCAGCACCAGCGCGTCCAGCGGGTCGCCGTCTTCGCCGAGGGTGTCCTCGATGAAGCCATAGTCTGTCGGGTAGGCCATCGGGGTGTAGAGGTAGCGATCCAGACGCACCCGCCCCGTCTCGTGGTCGATCTCGTATTTGTTGCGCTGGCCCTTGGGAATTTCGATGGTCACGTCGAATTGCACGGGGGTCTGCTCCTTGTGTAGAGGCATGCGTCGCAGCACACCCTAATCCAGGGTGTACGGTGGCACCGCCGCGAGGCCGGTTCGGCAGAATGGGGGCCAGAAAGGCAGGAGGGTCATGGGTCCCAAACGGTGGCGGAAATCCACCCACGTGGTTGTCGGGGCGGCGCTGCTGGCGTCCGTCGCCGCCGTGGTGGCCGCCGCGGTGGCGTTCACCACCGGCGGTCACGGGACCAGCGGCGCGCGGCTGCCCGTGCCGGCGCCGCGGCCGCCCACCCTCAAGCCGGGCGTGGTCCCGGTCGCCGACACCGCCGAGCTACCCGGCCCCGACGGCGTCGCGGCGGCCTTGGCGCCGGCCGCGGCCGATCCCAACCTGGGCCGGCTGGGCGGCCGGGTCACCGACGCGCTGACCGGGCGTGAACTGTGGCGTCAGCTTGACGACCTGCCGCTGGTGCCGGCCTCGACCAACAAGATTTTGACCGCGACGGCGGCGCTGCTGACCCTGGACCGGCAGGCGCGGATCAGCACGCGGGTGGTGGCCGGCGGCCCGACCACTCAGGGACCGGTGGTGCTGGTCGGTGCCGGCGATCCGACGCTGTCGGCCGCGGTGCCGGGCGTGGACACCTGGTATCGGGGTGCGGCCCGGATCAGCGACCTTGTCGAACAGATCCGGCGCAGCGGTGTGACGCCGACGGCGGTGCAGGTGGACATCTCGGCGTTCACCGGTCCGACGATGGCGCCGGGCTGGGATCCGGCCGACGTCGACAACGGTGACATCGCCCCGATCGAGGCGGCCATGATCGACGCCGGGCGTATCCAGCCGACGACGGTCAACTCGCGGAGGTCGCGCACCCCGGCGTTGGACGCCGGGCGTGAGCTGGCCAAAGCCCTTGGCCTGGATCCGGCGGCGGTGACGATCGGGTCGGCCCCGCCCGGCGCACGGCAGCTGGCCGTGGTGCAGTCGGCGCCGTTGATCCAACGGTTATCGCAGATGATGAACGCCTCCGACAACGTGTTGGCCGAGTGCATCGGCCGTGAGGTGGCGGCCGCCATCAACCGGCCGCAGAGCTTTTCCGGTGCGGTGGACGCGATCACCAGCCGGTTGCGAACCGCGCACGTCGACACCGCCGGCGCCGCGCTGGTGGATGCCAGCGGGCTGTCGGTCGACAACCGGCTGACGGCCCGAACGCTCGACGGTGCGATGCAGGCCGCGGCGGGACCGGACCAGCCGGCGCTGCGTCCGCTACTGGATCTGCTGCCGATCGCCGGCGGCAGCGGCACGCTAGGCGAACGCTTCCTCGACGCGGCCACCGACCTGGGCCCGGCCGGCTGGTTGCGGGCCAAGACCGGCTCGCTGACCGCGATCAACTCCCTGGTCGGCGTGCTGACCGACCGAAGTGGGCGGGTGCTCACCTTCGCCTTCATCTCCAACGAGGCAGGGCCCAACGGTCGCAACGCCATCGATGCGCTGGCGACCAAACTGTGGTTCTGCGGGTGCGCGACGTGACCGCGTCAGCCGGGACGACCCTGGGCAACGCGGTCGATTGGCGATTTGCGGCCGCCGTGGGGGAGTGGCTGGCCCGGCCCGCGCCGCCGGCCACCGAATACACCCGCCGGCAGGTGATCGACGAGTTGCTGGTGGCGGCGGAGAAGGCCGAACCGGCGGTGCGCGACGTCACCGGCCTGGTCTGTGAGGCCGCGGTGCCGCCGGCCCGGGTCGTGGACCGGCCGGAGTGGATCCGCGCGGCCGCCGAATCGATGCGGGCGCTCACCAACGCCGGCGACAAGCCGCGACGGCTTCTCACCGGCCGCATCACCGGCGCGCAGACCGGTGCGGTGCTGGCGTTCGTGGCGTCGGGCATCCTCGGCCAGTACGACCCGTTCGGGGCCGCGGGCGGCTGCCTGTTGCTGGTGTATCCCAACGTCATCGCCGTCGAGCGGCAACTCAACGTTGAGCCGTCCGATTTTCGGTTATGGGTGTGCCTGCACGAGGTCACCCACCGGGTACAGTTCACCGCCAACCCCTGGATCGCCGGCTACATGTCGCAGGCGTTGGCGCTGCTGACCCGCGAGCCCAGCGACGACCTCGGCGAGATTGTGGGCCGGCTGGCGGACTTTGTGCGCACCCGCGGCGAGGCGGCCGACGATTCCGGCGGCCACGCCACCGGGATTTTGGGCCTGGTGCGCGCCATGCAATCCGAGCCGCAGCGCCAGGCGCTGGATCGGCTCATGGTGCTCGGCACGCTGTTAGAGGGCCACGCCGAGCACGTGATGGACGCGGTCGGGCCGGCGGTGGTTCCGTCGCTGGCCACCATCCGGCGCCGCTTCGACGAACGACGCCAACGCAGGCAGCCGCCGCTGCAGCGGCTGCTGCGCGCGTTGTTGGGTTTCGACGCCAAGCTCAGCCAGTACACCCGGGGCAAGGCATTCGTCGACCACGTGGTGGACCGGGTCGGGATGCGGCGTTTCAACACGATCTGGTCTGGCCCCGAGACGCTGCCCTTGCCCGCCGAGATCGACCACCCGCAGCGATGGATCGACCGGGTGCTGTAGCGCAGCTGCGCGCGGCTGCCGAGAGCTTTGCGAAGGCCTACCTGGACGGCTGCCAGCGTTGGTGTGTCGGGCTCTCCGGCGGCCCGGACTCGTTGGCCCTGACCGCGGTGGCGGCCCGGCTGCGGCCCACCACCGCGCTGATCGTCGACCATGGCCTGCAGCCCGGGTCGGCCGCGGTCGCCGACACCGCTCGGGCGCAGGCCATGTCGTTGGGATGTGTTGACGCACGGGTGCTGTGCGTCCAGCTGGGTGGCTCAGCCGAGCGCCCGTCGGGCCCCGGCGGCGGCCCGGAGGCCGCGGCGCGCACCGCCCGCTACGCCGCGCTGGACGCGCACCGTCACGGCCCGGTGCTGTTGGCCCACACCCTCGACGACCAAGCCGAGACGGTGCTGCTGGGGCTGGGTCGCGGCTCGGGTGCACGGTCGATCGCCGGCATGCGCCCCTACGATCCGCCGTGGTGCCGGCCGCTGCTGGGTGTGCGACGCGGGGTGACCCATGCCGCCTGCCGGGAGCTGGGCTTGACCGCGTGGCAGGACCCGCACAACGCCGACCGCCGGTTCACCCGAACCCGGTTGCGCACCGAGGTGCTGCCGCTGCTGGAAGACGTGCTGGGGGGTGGCGTCGCCGAGGCGCTGGCCCGCACCGCGACGGCGATCCGCGAGGACAACGAGCTGATCGACGAGATCGCCGCCCGGGCACTGCCCCACGCTGCGACCGGATCGGGGGCCGAATCCGGTTTGCACACCGGGGTTTTGGCCGAGCTGCCGGGCCCGGTGCGTCGTCGGGTGATCCGCGGCTGGCTGCTGGCCGGCGGGGCCGTCGGGTTAACCGACAAGCAGATCCGCGGGGTGGACGCGCTGGTCACCGGGTGGCGCGGCCAGGGCGGGGTGGCGGTCGGCTCCACGCTGCGCGGTCGGCGTTTGGTCGCCGGGCGCCGCGACGGCGTGCTGAGCCTGCGGCAGGAACCGGTTTGACGGCTGCGTTGGTTGGTGGTCTGGTGACGTGGCTACGCTGTGGTCGTGGCTCAGAGCTCAGCGGCGACCACCCCGGGTGAGGCGGCGGAGCTGTACCCCGGGGACATCAAGTCGGTGCTGTTGACCAAGGAGCAGATTCAGGTCCGCATCGCCGAGCTGGGTGAGCAAATCGGCAACGATTACCGCGACGTGGTCGCCGCCGGCGGCCAGGATCTGCTGTTGATCACCGTGCTCAAGGGCGCGGTGCTGTTCGTCACCGACCTGGCGCGCGCCATTCCGCTGCCCACCCAGTTCGAATTCATGGCGGTGAGCTCCTACGGGACCTCGTCGTCCTCGTCGGGTGTGGTGCGGATCCTCAAGGACCTCGACCGCGACATCCACGATCGTGACGTGCTGATCGTCGAGGACGTCGTCGA comes from the Mycobacterium shinjukuense genome and includes:
- the tilS gene encoding tRNA lysidine(34) synthetase TilS, with translation MDRPGAVAQLRAAAESFAKAYLDGCQRWCVGLSGGPDSLALTAVAARLRPTTALIVDHGLQPGSAAVADTARAQAMSLGCVDARVLCVQLGGSAERPSGPGGGPEAAARTARYAALDAHRHGPVLLAHTLDDQAETVLLGLGRGSGARSIAGMRPYDPPWCRPLLGVRRGVTHAACRELGLTAWQDPHNADRRFTRTRLRTEVLPLLEDVLGGGVAEALARTATAIREDNELIDEIAARALPHAATGSGAESGLHTGVLAELPGPVRRRVIRGWLLAGGAVGLTDKQIRGVDALVTGWRGQGGVAVGSTLRGRRLVAGRRDGVLSLRQEPV
- a CDS encoding zinc-dependent metalloprotease codes for the protein MTASAGTTLGNAVDWRFAAAVGEWLARPAPPATEYTRRQVIDELLVAAEKAEPAVRDVTGLVCEAAVPPARVVDRPEWIRAAAESMRALTNAGDKPRRLLTGRITGAQTGAVLAFVASGILGQYDPFGAAGGCLLLVYPNVIAVERQLNVEPSDFRLWVCLHEVTHRVQFTANPWIAGYMSQALALLTREPSDDLGEIVGRLADFVRTRGEAADDSGGHATGILGLVRAMQSEPQRQALDRLMVLGTLLEGHAEHVMDAVGPAVVPSLATIRRRFDERRQRRQPPLQRLLRALLGFDAKLSQYTRGKAFVDHVVDRVGMRRFNTIWSGPETLPLPAEIDHPQRWIDRVL
- the hpt gene encoding hypoxanthine phosphoribosyltransferase, with the translated sequence MVVAQSSAATTPGEAAELYPGDIKSVLLTKEQIQVRIAELGEQIGNDYRDVVAAGGQDLLLITVLKGAVLFVTDLARAIPLPTQFEFMAVSSYGTSSSSSGVVRILKDLDRDIHDRDVLIVEDVVDSGLTLSWLLRNLSSRHPRSLRVCTLLRKPDALGANVDIAYVGFDIPNDFVVGYGLDYDERYRDLPYIGTLDPRVYQ
- a CDS encoding inorganic diphosphatase — protein: MQFDVTIEIPKGQRNKYEIDHETGRVRLDRYLYTPMAYPTDYGFIEDTLGEDGDPLDALVLLPQPLLPGVLVTARPVGMFRMVDEKGGDDKVLCVPAGDHRWDHIQDIGDVPAFELDAIKHFFVHYKDLEPGKFVQAANWVGRDEAEAEVQRSLERFKTSGH
- the dacB gene encoding D-alanyl-D-alanine carboxypeptidase/D-alanyl-D-alanine endopeptidase, with amino-acid sequence MGPKRWRKSTHVVVGAALLASVAAVVAAAVAFTTGGHGTSGARLPVPAPRPPTLKPGVVPVADTAELPGPDGVAAALAPAAADPNLGRLGGRVTDALTGRELWRQLDDLPLVPASTNKILTATAALLTLDRQARISTRVVAGGPTTQGPVVLVGAGDPTLSAAVPGVDTWYRGAARISDLVEQIRRSGVTPTAVQVDISAFTGPTMAPGWDPADVDNGDIAPIEAAMIDAGRIQPTTVNSRRSRTPALDAGRELAKALGLDPAAVTIGSAPPGARQLAVVQSAPLIQRLSQMMNASDNVLAECIGREVAAAINRPQSFSGAVDAITSRLRTAHVDTAGAALVDASGLSVDNRLTARTLDGAMQAAAGPDQPALRPLLDLLPIAGGSGTLGERFLDAATDLGPAGWLRAKTGSLTAINSLVGVLTDRSGRVLTFAFISNEAGPNGRNAIDALATKLWFCGCAT
- a CDS encoding DUF475 domain-containing protein, with the protein product MKALRVFAFSLAITVVALVAGYLHGGPTALFLLVVLAVLEVSLSFDNAIINAAVLKRMSPFWQQMFLTIGIFIAVFGMRLVFPLLIVWATAGLHPLEAMELARHPPPHGALEFPDGSPSYEKLITAAHPQIAAFGGVFLLMLFLEFVFYDRDIKWLKWIEVPFARIGRLGQLPVVVAGVALALAGTQLTHSSHGRATVLTAGLLGLVTFLIVEGLSRAFRPSSVDAVTARPVAVGKAGFTLFVYLEVLDAAFSFDGVTGAFAITSDPIVIALGLGLVGAVFVRSITIYLVQQETLDRYVYLEHGAHWAIGALAVIMLFSIDHRFQIPEWVTALVGVLFIGAALGWSVARNRRTARSAAEPAPPEAVVAASDRSVG